A window of the Coprobacter fastidiosus genome harbors these coding sequences:
- the ftsH gene encoding ATP-dependent zinc metalloprotease FtsH produces MENKSKPQGPNNKKPKMIRFNLYWMYSLIAFVLIGLYYMNDGSNSKEVTWSEFEKIARDNGIKQIVVYTNKDYLEAYIKDSTAQNVFKTTADKIGKNPKIYTNIPSADAFDKNVETWRKENGFNAAVKYDKSSDFSDMFFSFLPIILLFAFWFFMMRRMSGQSGGSGGVFNVGKAKAQLFDKEGPVQVSFKDVAGLSEAKQEVEEIVEFLKNPGRYTDLGGKIPKGALLVGPPGTGKTLLAKAVAGEANVPFFSLSGSDFVEMFVGVGASRVRDLFRQAKEKAPCIVFIDEIDAVGRARGKNPNMGSNDERENTLNQLLTEMDGFGSNSGVIILAATNRADILDKALLRAGRFDRQIYVELPDLNDRKEIFRVHLRNVKIDDSVDVDLLARQTPGFSGADIANVCNEAALIAARKGKNSVQKQDFMDAVDRIVGGLEKRTKITTAEEKRSIAIHEAGHASLSWFLQYANPLVKVTIVPRGKALGAAWYLPEERQITTKEQMLDEMCATLGGRAAEELFIGRISTGAANDLERVTKQAYAIVAYFGMSAELPNLSYYDSTGQEYGFTKPYSEETARMIDKEVSRIVNEQYERAKSILSEKAEGHQQLTQVLLEREVIYTEDVERIFGKRQWTSRSDEILNENEAKKSQSEPDKPNSEQTDDELLTKKEQMPPINETKNNAEIPEKA; encoded by the coding sequence ATGGAGAATAAATCAAAACCTCAAGGTCCTAACAATAAAAAGCCTAAAATGATCCGATTCAATTTATATTGGATGTATTCATTAATTGCTTTTGTATTGATAGGCCTTTATTATATGAATGACGGTTCGAACTCAAAAGAAGTAACTTGGTCTGAGTTTGAAAAAATTGCCCGTGATAACGGAATAAAGCAAATTGTCGTTTACACGAATAAAGACTATTTAGAAGCCTATATCAAAGATAGTACAGCACAAAATGTTTTTAAGACTACAGCCGATAAGATAGGTAAAAATCCTAAAATATATACGAATATTCCATCGGCAGATGCTTTTGACAAAAATGTAGAGACATGGCGAAAAGAAAATGGTTTCAATGCTGCTGTCAAGTATGACAAAAGCAGTGATTTTTCGGATATGTTTTTCTCATTTTTGCCGATTATCTTATTATTTGCATTTTGGTTTTTCATGATGCGAAGAATGTCCGGTCAAAGCGGAGGAAGCGGAGGAGTATTCAATGTTGGGAAAGCGAAAGCACAACTTTTCGACAAAGAAGGTCCGGTGCAGGTATCTTTTAAAGATGTGGCAGGATTGTCTGAAGCTAAGCAAGAGGTCGAAGAAATTGTTGAATTTTTAAAGAATCCGGGACGTTATACTGATCTTGGAGGTAAAATTCCTAAAGGGGCTTTACTCGTAGGACCTCCGGGAACAGGAAAAACTTTACTTGCCAAAGCGGTAGCGGGAGAAGCTAATGTGCCGTTCTTTTCTCTCTCAGGATCAGATTTCGTCGAAATGTTCGTCGGAGTCGGTGCTTCTCGTGTAAGAGATTTGTTCCGTCAAGCCAAGGAGAAAGCTCCTTGTATTGTTTTCATTGACGAAATTGATGCTGTCGGGCGTGCTCGAGGGAAAAATCCGAATATGGGTTCGAATGACGAGAGAGAAAATACATTGAACCAGTTATTGACAGAAATGGACGGTTTCGGTTCTAATAGCGGAGTTATTATCTTGGCTGCAACAAACCGTGCTGATATTCTGGATAAAGCATTGTTGCGTGCCGGAAGATTTGACCGCCAAATATATGTGGAATTACCCGACCTAAACGATAGGAAAGAAATCTTCCGGGTTCATTTACGGAATGTGAAAATAGATGATTCGGTTGATGTCGATTTATTAGCTCGACAAACTCCCGGATTTTCCGGTGCAGATATTGCCAATGTCTGCAACGAAGCAGCTCTCATCGCCGCACGTAAAGGGAAAAACTCCGTTCAGAAACAAGATTTTATGGACGCTGTAGATCGTATTGTCGGAGGGCTTGAAAAACGGACAAAAATAACAACGGCAGAAGAAAAAAGGTCTATTGCAATCCACGAGGCCGGACACGCATCTCTAAGCTGGTTTTTACAATATGCCAACCCGCTGGTCAAAGTAACAATCGTACCTCGAGGTAAAGCTTTAGGTGCAGCATGGTATCTACCGGAAGAACGTCAGATCACGACAAAAGAACAGATGCTGGATGAGATGTGTGCAACATTAGGCGGACGAGCCGCGGAAGAGCTCTTTATCGGACGTATTTCTACCGGTGCTGCAAATGATTTGGAACGGGTGACCAAACAAGCCTATGCTATTGTCGCATATTTTGGAATGAGTGCAGAATTACCGAATCTTTCTTATTATGATTCTACCGGACAAGAGTATGGCTTTACCAAACCTTACAGTGAAGAAACCGCCCGTATGATAGACAAGGAAGTAAGTCGTATTGTGAATGAACAATATGAACGCGCTAAATCTATATTGTCAGAGAAAGCAGAAGGACACCAGCAACTTACACAGGTTTTACTTGAACGTGAAGTTATCTACACAGAAGATGTAGAAAGAATTTTCGGAAAGCGACAATGGACTTCTCGTTCGGATGAAATTTTAAATGAAAACGAAGCTAAGAAATCTCAATCAGAGCCTGACAAACCAAATAGTGAACAGACGGACGATGAGCTTTTGACGAAGAAAGAGCAAATGCCGCCTATAAATGAAACAAAAAACAATGCTGAAATTCCTGAAAAAGCATAA
- a CDS encoding DUF6249 domain-containing protein: MKMMKKAILLFVVVFISILSNGICVAENNPAVPDSINSQEKTELALLKMKQNHELMMRAVSDDKEDVLLPIVAIVFVFGVPAIVLFLILFFALRYKLKLQKERYAVVEKAIECGRELPDSFFEESSSKKPLYSKKRLSTALTLIALGIGILFFGLVAENKYVWAFSVIPILIGLGQLLVYRIEEKSRIEELSKEEQNINEQE; encoded by the coding sequence ATGAAGATGATGAAAAAGGCTATTTTGTTATTTGTGGTGGTTTTTATTTCGATTTTATCGAATGGAATATGTGTCGCAGAAAATAATCCTGCTGTCCCCGATTCGATAAACAGTCAGGAAAAAACTGAATTGGCATTATTGAAGATGAAACAAAATCATGAGCTTATGATGCGGGCGGTAAGTGATGATAAGGAAGATGTGCTTCTTCCGATAGTTGCAATTGTTTTTGTATTCGGAGTTCCGGCCATCGTTTTATTTTTGATCTTATTTTTTGCATTGAGATATAAATTAAAATTGCAAAAAGAGCGATATGCCGTTGTCGAAAAAGCAATAGAATGCGGAAGAGAATTGCCTGACAGTTTTTTTGAAGAATCTTCCTCAAAAAAGCCGTTATATAGTAAGAAACGCTTGAGTACAGCACTTACGCTAATAGCTTTAGGTATCGGTATCCTGTTTTTCGGACTTGTTGCAGAGAATAAATATGTTTGGGCTTTTTCTGTAATACCAATATTGATAGGTTTGGGGCAATTATTGGTTTATAGAATAGAAGAAAAATCCCGGATTGAAGAGCTGTCTAAAGAAGAGCAGAATATAAATGAGCAAGAATGA
- the rsfS gene encoding ribosome silencing factor codes for MEDQKILLQKIVEGIQEKKGKKIITADLSAIDSASAEYFIICEGGSTMQVSAIADNIREYTQQETGIKPFGYDGYQNSQWIVLDYGNIYVHVFLPEYREYYKLEQLWSDAKLTALPDVE; via the coding sequence ATGGAAGACCAAAAAATTTTATTACAAAAAATAGTAGAAGGAATTCAAGAAAAAAAAGGAAAGAAAATCATAACAGCAGATCTTTCTGCCATAGATTCAGCTTCGGCAGAATATTTTATCATTTGCGAAGGTGGATCAACAATGCAGGTTTCTGCTATTGCAGACAACATTCGTGAATATACTCAACAAGAAACAGGAATTAAACCGTTCGGATATGATGGATATCAAAATTCACAATGGATCGTTTTGGATTACGGAAATATTTATGTTCACGTTTTTCTTCCTGAATATCGGGAATATTATAAATTAGAACAATTATGGAGTGATGCCAAATTGACAGCACTGCCTGATGTGGAATAG
- the ettA gene encoding energy-dependent translational throttle protein EttA yields MADDKKIIFSMVGVSKTFPPQKQVLKNIYLSFFYGAKIGIIGLNGSGKSTLLKIIAGIEKSYQGDVVFSPGYTVGYLEQEPKLDPEKTVKEIVQEGVQPILDLLAEYEAVNLKFGDPEILEDPDKMDALMNRQAELQDKIDATDAWNLDNKLERAMDALRCPPEDQLVKYLSGGERRRVALCRLLLQQPDILLLDEPTNHLDAESIDWLEQHLQQYAGTVIAITHDRYFLDHVAGWILELDRGEGIPWKGNYSSWLEQKTKRMEQEEKQASKRRKTLERELEWVRMAPSARHAKGKARLNSYDKLLNEDQKEREEKLEIFIPNGPRLGNKVIEAKGVAKAYGDKLLFDDLNFVLPPNGIVGVIGPNGAGKTTLFKLIMGQESVDKGEFDVGETVKIAYVDQTHKDIDPQKSVYQVISGGQDLIRMGNKDVNARAYLSRFNFTGADQEKLCGVLSGGERNRLHLAMALKEEGNVLLLDEPTNDIDVNTLRALEEGLVNFAGCAVVISHDRWFLDRICTHILAFEGDSQVFYFEGSYSEYEENKKKRLGDIEPRRVRYRKLME; encoded by the coding sequence ATGGCAGACGACAAAAAAATTATTTTTTCGATGGTGGGAGTCAGTAAAACTTTTCCACCGCAGAAACAAGTTTTGAAGAATATCTATTTATCGTTTTTTTATGGAGCGAAGATCGGGATTATAGGTCTTAACGGTTCTGGTAAATCTACGTTGTTGAAGATAATAGCCGGTATTGAAAAATCTTATCAGGGAGATGTCGTTTTTTCTCCCGGTTATACTGTCGGTTACTTGGAACAAGAACCGAAACTCGATCCTGAAAAAACGGTCAAGGAAATTGTGCAGGAAGGAGTACAACCGATTTTGGACTTATTGGCTGAGTATGAAGCTGTAAATTTAAAATTTGGCGATCCTGAGATTTTAGAAGATCCGGATAAGATGGATGCTTTGATGAATCGTCAAGCTGAACTACAGGACAAAATCGATGCTACGGACGCTTGGAACCTTGATAATAAGCTCGAACGAGCTATGGATGCTTTGCGGTGTCCTCCGGAAGATCAGTTGGTAAAGTATCTTTCAGGAGGAGAACGGCGGCGTGTCGCTTTATGCCGTTTGTTGTTGCAACAGCCGGATATTCTTTTGCTGGACGAACCTACCAACCATTTGGATGCCGAATCGATAGATTGGCTTGAACAGCATTTGCAGCAATATGCCGGAACGGTTATTGCTATTACGCACGACCGTTATTTCCTTGATCATGTAGCCGGATGGATATTGGAGCTTGACAGAGGCGAAGGTATTCCTTGGAAAGGAAACTATTCTTCATGGCTTGAGCAAAAAACAAAACGAATGGAACAAGAAGAGAAACAAGCGAGTAAGCGCCGCAAGACTCTTGAACGGGAGTTGGAATGGGTTCGCATGGCTCCTTCTGCACGGCATGCGAAAGGAAAGGCTCGTTTGAATTCGTATGATAAACTATTGAATGAGGATCAAAAAGAGAGGGAAGAAAAACTGGAGATTTTCATTCCGAACGGACCTCGTTTGGGAAATAAAGTGATTGAGGCGAAGGGGGTTGCAAAAGCCTATGGGGATAAACTGCTTTTCGATGATCTTAATTTTGTATTGCCTCCGAATGGTATTGTCGGAGTGATAGGTCCGAATGGGGCTGGTAAAACGACTCTTTTTAAGTTGATAATGGGACAGGAGAGTGTCGATAAAGGCGAGTTTGATGTCGGAGAAACGGTAAAAATCGCTTATGTAGATCAGACTCACAAAGATATAGATCCCCAGAAGAGCGTATATCAGGTTATTTCGGGAGGACAAGATCTGATTCGTATGGGAAATAAGGATGTAAATGCCAGAGCTTATCTTTCAAGATTTAATTTTACCGGAGCAGATCAAGAAAAACTGTGCGGAGTTCTTTCTGGTGGAGAACGGAATCGCTTACATTTAGCTATGGCTCTGAAAGAAGAAGGAAATGTCCTTTTATTAGACGAACCTACTAATGATATAGATGTTAATACTTTGCGGGCGTTAGAAGAAGGTCTTGTGAATTTTGCCGGATGCGCAGTGGTTATTTCTCATGATCGTTGGTTCTTAGACCGTATTTGTACACATATTTTGGCTTTTGAAGGAGATTCTCAGGTGTTTTACTTTGAGGGTTCTTATTCTGAATATGAAGAAAATAAGAAAAAACGTTTGGGGGATATAGAACCTCGTCGGGTGCGTTATCGTAAGCTTATGGAATAA
- a CDS encoding Sec-independent protein translocase subunit TatA/TatB — MNTLLFLNLGAGEIVLIALVVLLLFGGKKIPELMKGLGKGVRNFKDGLKDVEDQINSDAADSNSDKK; from the coding sequence ATGAATACGCTTTTGTTTTTAAATTTGGGTGCAGGAGAGATTGTTCTTATTGCTTTAGTCGTTTTATTATTATTTGGTGGTAAGAAAATACCGGAATTGATGAAAGGTTTGGGGAAAGGTGTCCGTAATTTTAAAGACGGTTTGAAAGATGTTGAAGATCAGATTAATTCAGATGCGGCAGACTCTAATTCTGATAAAAAATAG
- a CDS encoding acetyl-CoA carboxylase biotin carboxyl carrier protein subunit yields the protein MENEKVKLVDFAVTARKYKTTLTKKFINRPLWVKPVPGEIRSILPGTIVSYAVEVGQSVKVGDLLLVQESMKMQNRILSPVAGVVTELNATPGEHLVKGALMLTIKTE from the coding sequence ATGGAAAATGAAAAAGTGAAATTAGTAGATTTTGCAGTTACAGCCCGTAAATATAAAACGACATTGACAAAGAAGTTTATCAATCGTCCGTTATGGGTGAAACCTGTGCCTGGCGAGATCCGCTCCATTCTTCCGGGAACGATCGTTTCGTATGCGGTAGAAGTAGGACAGTCGGTGAAAGTCGGAGATTTGTTACTCGTTCAAGAGTCGATGAAAATGCAAAATCGCATATTGTCTCCGGTTGCAGGAGTTGTAACAGAATTAAATGCTACTCCCGGAGAACATTTGGTGAAGGGGGCCTTGATGTTGACAATAAAAACCGAATAG
- a CDS encoding DUF5056 domain-containing protein, giving the protein MENDDKLKAFFKEHAQPLRREVWFSRRVMNRLPGETRRKIRIIEMTVWFISAIFGLSLCFMFGKSITAISDYKELFSVMNLFTFLAFISVLLILANQLIKLFRIR; this is encoded by the coding sequence ATGGAGAATGATGATAAGTTGAAAGCATTCTTTAAGGAGCATGCACAACCTTTACGCAGAGAGGTGTGGTTTTCTCGTAGAGTGATGAATCGATTACCCGGAGAAACCAGACGGAAAATACGAATTATTGAGATGACGGTGTGGTTTATTTCTGCAATATTCGGACTGTCACTTTGTTTTATGTTCGGAAAATCGATCACCGCAATCAGTGACTATAAAGAGCTTTTTTCTGTGATGAACTTGTTTACGTTTTTGGCCTTTATTTCTGTCCTGTTAATTTTGGCGAATCAGCTTATTAAGCTATTTCGCATACGATAA
- a CDS encoding phosphatidate cytidylyltransferase: MKNLIIRAITGILFIGIIIGAILYSKYTLLALLLVITTLTLTEFYRLIEGSNSPKITLFVNILGGNYLTLSLYLYASDILPAFSKGIVFIPYLIYFLCCFIIQLYMKDKDPITRWSHSFMGQVYIALPIGLLSFLAFEPSSTFLFYNPWLLLSFFAFIWINDTGAFLVGSAIGKKRLFERISPKKSWEGFWGGIAFNLVLAYILSTQFNVLSQLEWYGLAITVSIFATLGDLCESLLKRTLQIKDSGSILPGHGGMLDRFDSVLLAAPAAVIYLFLCHQFY, encoded by the coding sequence TTGAAAAATCTAATTATCAGAGCTATTACAGGTATATTGTTTATCGGTATTATTATCGGTGCTATATTATACAGCAAATATACACTATTGGCATTGTTGCTTGTTATCACAACATTGACACTTACCGAGTTTTACAGGTTAATAGAGGGAAGCAATTCACCAAAGATCACTTTATTTGTCAATATATTGGGAGGAAACTATTTAACCCTATCACTTTATTTATATGCAAGCGATATATTGCCTGCTTTTTCTAAAGGAATTGTTTTTATTCCCTATTTGATCTACTTTCTTTGTTGTTTTATCATTCAACTATATATGAAAGATAAAGACCCGATAACTCGATGGTCTCATTCTTTTATGGGACAAGTTTACATTGCTCTTCCTATAGGATTATTGAGCTTTCTGGCTTTTGAACCTTCCTCAACTTTTTTATTTTATAATCCATGGCTGCTTTTATCATTTTTTGCTTTTATATGGATCAATGATACAGGAGCTTTTCTTGTCGGATCGGCAATCGGAAAAAAACGATTATTCGAACGCATTTCACCTAAAAAATCATGGGAAGGTTTTTGGGGCGGCATTGCATTCAATTTAGTATTAGCATACATCTTATCGACACAATTCAACGTTCTAAGTCAACTTGAATGGTATGGATTAGCCATAACCGTTTCGATATTCGCAACATTAGGAGATTTATGTGAATCTCTTTTAAAAAGGACTTTACAAATTAAAGATTCCGGCTCTATCTTACCGGGACACGGAGGAATGCTCGATCGGTTTGACAGTGTATTATTGGCAGCACCGGCAGCAGTAATCTATCTCTTTTTATGTCATCAATTCTATTAA
- a CDS encoding RNA polymerase sigma factor, translating into MSKNEDILLIAKCLLNDDRRAYTRLVDKYHPQIKRFFLNQTLGDAMLSDDLAQETFIKAYTSLRSFKGLSSFSTWIFRIAYNVFYDFMRSRKCSEEYSPDVSVQDYELPSETLTRNIDIYRAMQILKPEERAIIQLFYLEDLSLNKVSEIMNMPSGTVKSHLSRARQRLNVYLDKEDYKYGE; encoded by the coding sequence ATGAGCAAGAATGAAGATATTTTATTGATTGCGAAGTGTCTTTTGAACGATGACAGAAGGGCATATACTCGTTTGGTTGATAAATATCATCCTCAGATAAAGCGCTTTTTTTTAAATCAAACTTTAGGAGATGCTATGTTGAGTGATGATTTGGCGCAAGAGACATTTATTAAGGCATATACCAGTTTGCGCTCATTTAAAGGTCTGTCATCGTTCTCTACATGGATTTTTAGAATAGCCTATAATGTTTTTTATGATTTTATGCGGAGTCGGAAATGTTCGGAAGAGTATAGTCCGGATGTTTCGGTTCAGGATTATGAACTTCCTTCTGAAACACTGACTCGTAATATAGATATATACAGAGCGATGCAGATTCTTAAACCGGAAGAAAGAGCTATAATACAACTGTTTTATTTGGAAGATCTGTCTTTGAATAAAGTTTCGGAAATTATGAATATGCCTTCGGGAACAGTCAAATCTCATCTCTCTCGGGCTCGTCAGAGATTGAATGTATATTTAGATAAAGAGGATTATAAATATGGAGAATGA
- a CDS encoding DUF3127 domain-containing protein has translation MEIRGHIVQILPLQSGVSQASGREWKKQEYILETGDQYPRKVCFQLFGDRVDQFPMAVGEEVVVSCDIESREYNGRWYTNVSAWKIDKVAVSAPMEGAIPPPPFEPEPTEDDLPF, from the coding sequence ATGGAGATAAGAGGACACATCGTTCAGATTTTGCCTTTGCAAAGCGGAGTAAGTCAGGCAAGTGGTAGAGAATGGAAAAAACAGGAATATATACTGGAGACTGGAGACCAATATCCTCGAAAAGTTTGTTTTCAGCTTTTTGGAGATCGGGTAGATCAGTTTCCGATGGCGGTCGGTGAAGAAGTTGTAGTTAGTTGTGATATTGAAAGTCGGGAGTATAACGGACGATGGTACACAAATGTCAGTGCTTGGAAAATCGATAAAGTTGCCGTATCCGCACCGATGGAAGGTGCGATTCCTCCTCCTCCGTTTGAGCCAGAACCGACAGAAGATGATCTACCGTTTTAA
- the fabD gene encoding ACP S-malonyltransferase, which translates to MKAFVFPGQGAQFVGMGKELYETNSEAKALFEKANEILGFRITDLMFNGTDEDLRQTKVTQPAIFLHSVILAKTMGNKFCPDMVAGHSLGEFSALVSAGALSFEDGVRLVSARAQAMQKACEKTPSTMAAVLALPDEKVEEICASVTEGVVVPANYNCPGQIVISGDEAGIDAACEKMLAAGAKRALKLKVGGAFHSPIMEPARAELAEAIHKTQFFAPKCPVYQNVNAKAETNPETIKENLIAQLTAPVRWTQTVINMIADGATDFTEVGPGSVLQGLVKKINKEVTTQGIQ; encoded by the coding sequence ATGAAAGCATTTGTATTTCCTGGACAAGGCGCCCAATTCGTAGGAATGGGTAAAGAGTTGTATGAAACTAACTCCGAAGCTAAAGCCTTGTTTGAAAAAGCTAATGAAATTTTAGGATTCAGAATTACCGACTTGATGTTTAACGGAACTGACGAAGATCTTCGTCAAACCAAAGTTACACAGCCGGCAATTTTTTTACACTCGGTAATTCTTGCAAAAACGATGGGTAACAAATTCTGTCCCGATATGGTGGCAGGACATTCTCTTGGAGAATTTTCAGCGTTAGTATCTGCCGGAGCTTTATCTTTCGAAGACGGTGTACGTCTTGTTTCCGCTCGTGCTCAGGCTATGCAAAAAGCATGTGAAAAAACGCCTTCTACCATGGCTGCAGTATTAGCTTTGCCTGACGAAAAAGTAGAAGAAATATGTGCCTCCGTAACAGAAGGAGTCGTTGTTCCAGCTAATTACAATTGTCCTGGGCAAATCGTTATCTCAGGTGATGAGGCCGGTATCGACGCTGCATGCGAGAAAATGCTTGCTGCCGGAGCAAAACGTGCTTTAAAATTGAAAGTCGGAGGAGCTTTCCACTCTCCGATTATGGAGCCTGCTCGTGCAGAATTAGCTGAAGCTATCCATAAAACACAATTCTTTGCACCCAAATGTCCGGTTTATCAAAATGTAAATGCAAAAGCAGAAACCAATCCTGAAACAATAAAAGAAAACCTGATTGCACAATTAACAGCACCTGTACGCTGGACGCAAACAGTAATTAATATGATTGCCGACGGAGCAACAGATTTTACCGAAGTCGGACCTGGTAGCGTATTACAAGGTTTGGTAAAGAAAATAAATAAAGAAGTAACGACTCAAGGCATACAATAA
- a CDS encoding MaoC family dehydratase, giving the protein MNKLVINNFEEFEQYVGKELGVSDYMQITQEQINKFADATFDHQWIHVDVEKAKAESPYKSTISHGYLNLSILPYLWNQIIEVNNVKMLVNYGIEKLRFNQAVLVGNEVRLRAKLLSLVNLRGIAKAEIKVSLEIKDCKKTALDATVIFLYHFM; this is encoded by the coding sequence ATGAACAAATTAGTAATCAACAATTTCGAAGAATTCGAACAATATGTAGGTAAAGAATTGGGAGTATCGGATTATATGCAAATCACCCAAGAACAAATCAACAAATTTGCAGATGCGACTTTCGATCATCAGTGGATACATGTAGATGTAGAAAAAGCTAAAGCGGAAAGTCCTTATAAATCAACTATTTCACATGGATATTTAAACTTATCGATACTGCCTTACCTTTGGAATCAAATTATAGAGGTAAACAATGTAAAGATGCTTGTAAATTACGGTATTGAGAAACTACGTTTCAATCAAGCTGTATTAGTCGGAAACGAGGTGCGATTAAGAGCAAAACTACTGTCTTTAGTCAATTTGAGAGGGATAGCAAAAGCTGAAATAAAAGTGTCTTTGGAAATTAAAGATTGTAAAAAAACGGCATTAGATGCAACAGTAATTTTTCTATATCATTTTATGTAA